The genomic region CATCTTCTTGTCCACAACTTTTCTTTCTTATTCCAGACATACTTCGTAGGGAATTCAGAGTATGTTAGTTGTCTGGCCTCAATGTCCTCAGAATTTACTTTCATCAACTCAGTAAACATTGTTGTCTCAATTCTTGAACGACTCATAATGTTGTCAAGTGTCATATGCCCTTGAAAATAAATTGGTTGTTGATCAGGAAGGTGGAATGATAAATGCTCTACAATTGGTTCTCGATAGAACATATCAAATTGGTAAATTCTCCAAGCAGCTTCAGCTGTAGAAATATATCTACAAtccaagtatgcctttatctcaTCATGTTCCTGAATTCTAGTTTCAGATGTGGAGGCAAAATTCTGTTCATCTAAGATAAGTGCAGTAGCACAATCAGGTCCTTTATTGatatatttgaataaatatttaaccGATCTAGATCGATTACAAAGCTCAACATTAAGATGGGCATCGTACTTGACCAAAAGATTCCTATTATATGGAACGACATGACGATTGTCAAGTTGGAGACCATTCTTTAATATATATCTGCCATTACCCCTCCTCATGTATATAGGGAATCCATCATTATCAAATGATGTGCTATCatgaaatttttttggatatTGCTTTGAGCATTTGCCATTAATCATGCATGGAGAATTATGGTTTAAAATCCCACAAGGTCCATGAACCATGAATCTATCAACTACACTATAATCAACAGGATCATTTTCTTTATCTGGTATTTTAGCAGAAATAATTTCATCAACCTGAGTTGCTAGCTGTATCTTGTCATCCGGATGTTAGAAAACTAATATATGGGCATGTGGTAGTCCTCTCTTTTGAAATTTTATCGTGTATACaactatttaaataaaaaaaagttagaaCATCTAATTGCTGATTTTGATGAAATGAATTATACAGAATAAGTAAAAAAATGActtaaacagaaaaaataaatagcaaAGGGATTTAATGTAAATCCCGTAAGAAAGGATTTTTAATCCAATAAGAATTGTGTTATAAGATTTAAATATTCTCAATTTTATAAATGATTGTAAAACTGAAAGAATTTATCAAATAGATAAGAATTGTGAAAGGCaattattgaaagaaaaaatgtATTTGTATAAAGAAGCTCAATATTTGCCGATTAAAGAAGTTAGAGAATGTTGCGTAACATTTAATTatggatttttgaaataaaatttaaattttatttatggaAAAAAGCCTTTATAAATATTTGCTCCTAAATTGCACATTCAATACATTTATGGAGGATTAAAATTTTGTTTATGTGGTAACAAATTCATTTGCAAGAATGGGTAAATATTATATCCGGGTATTGTATTCCAAAAAGTAGATGTAAATAACATGAGTAAAATATTAGAGTAGTAAATAGATACATTACCGGCAGTGACTCTCTCAAATATATGTCAGCGTTTAATATCATTGATGAGCTCCATTAACTTTATAGAAAAAACACGACTGACAATGTCAAGTCTATCATCGCTTTTTTGCCCTTCAATATCTTCCAGCATATAATCATTTTCAGACTACTTTGGATTACAAGTAAAAGTTAGAAATAAGTCTGGATATCCAACATAGCGACATATTGCCATTGCATCCTGTacataaatgaaatatttttttaattaaccaTAATATTAGCAACCAATATCTTTAAAATGGGGAAAATGCAATAATTGTACACTatcaatatttgattttgaaagtaTTGCTCAaagaataattatttaatttttaaattgctTTAAAACTTCTCAAAAATAATTATGGCATAAGTCAATTATTTACCTGATAGTTTTGTACTCGATATCGAGGTCCACCCGTGTAACTTGAAGCTAGTATTATCATTTTGCCTACATTATCTGCCATTACATCTCCTTGATTGATTGCATCGCTTAATCCACTATACAATTCAACTCGCAATTGTTTTTGATTATTTCTAATCCAATGAGGTCTCCCTTGTTCAATACAAGCATAAGCATCAACCATGAATTGTTATAATAAATGTCCACCTCGCAACAAAGTTTGGCATTCTCCAATTCTTTGATGAAGACGAAAAGCATAGTATTGTCTCATAGTGATTGTTTGTTGTTTGTACCTTCTACCTATTCGTCTATTAAAATGACTTATCCCTGTCCTGAAGCCATCTTCTCCATACGAAAACAGCAAAGGATATTGTAGGGCCATAAAGCTTGGATGTATTTCAGTTATTCTTTGAAGACCAGTTTTTTTATGTTCAATAACTATATCACGGTGGCATTCCTCCTCATTAGTGTACTGATCAACTAAAAGTGTTGCAACTTCTGAAGAAGAAGGTAGGTTATATTGTCTTCCATCAGTTACCTTTTTACTTATCAATCGAAGTTTGAAATCACGAATTCCATCTTCTTGATGTTTGTCTCTAGCCATTCTAAAAGATTGAACCAAGACATTATGTTCATCAAACATACGAATTAGATCTCTGACAACTTCCTCTTCAAGGGGGCTACTTCCATCATCATTGTTGAACATTCCTAATATATTTGATATCTCATTAGGTGTGTCATGGATATAAAGTTGTGCAAATTTAGCTTTTCTCCCATCTAAAGGAACCAAAGATCCAAGGAAATGGTAATTTTGACCATTAATGCGAAAAGTATATGGGCCACCATATTTATTAATTTCATGATCAATTTTTCCACCCATAGACGTAAAAGCAAAGGTAGCATTATAGATGCGAATATGATTCCTAAAATTTTTTGCAATGTTGCTTTCATGGTAATCCAATAAATTATGTAGCAAAGGAAGAGGGGGTTTTAACAATGGCAATTGGACTCTTCCTTCCAAGCAGAAAATGAAGAATTTCGGATGAGCTGTATTTATAATTTTGTGGGTCCTTTCTTCGTACCAAAGTATTACGCCACAATACTCACAGACGCATGTTGGTCTTCCAAAATTCCATACTTCATTTGTGAAATctgtaaaaattgaaataaagaaCATAATTTAAATGATATATTTGCAATCAAATTAAATTAGTACCTAAAGAATCAGTTTAATAAAACATTATTTGTAATAAAAGAGTTCACTCAAACATTTAGTTGCCTTAATTTTGAACTATAATGTtaagggaaaataaataaaaacttggCCACTTACTTGGGTGTTGATTTGCTCGATTAGAAACAGCCCTCGTTGAGGAAGTAGTTGGTTGAATTTTTAGATTGCGTGCTACAGTgtttaaaaaaggaaaagaattaATTATGAGtaatgaaatttaaaatttacttttggAGAAAAAGGGGAGAAACTATTGTTGAAAGTAAGTATACTTGAATTTTGAGTAGATCGAACACATCTCTTTTGATTTAATAATTGCCTTCTTTTGCGTCTTGCCTCTCGAAACACATCATATATTTCCATCTCATTATTTGTATTATCTGCGGTGTGAAGATATACAATAAAGccttagtaaataaataaatattattatgttTTGCAAGATTTACATTATACTTTAATCTCACCAATATAATTATGCACCATGGCAACCACAATACGTCTTGAAAGTGAGCTATGAATATACGATGATTGTCCACCTGTAAACAAAAAACTTAGATGAAATGCAGTTTTAAGCAAAAAATATACAATGAAGaagtattaaaaatacaaataggcttctcaaatttctttctcaataaTTGGATTTAACTAATGAATTGGACAATCTTATTACACAACAAACACTATTAATTAGCTATGAGCAACAACAATTAGAACGAAACATGTTACAAAATAATTTGTACTCACCTAAAGTGAAAGCTTACTTAGCAATACTACTTAACTTAAACATTGCTTTCTCTTCAAGGGTTGCAAAATAATTATtgaagtaatttttttaaaaaaattatccttTTTTCATGCATCGTTAAAAGTAATGTGGGTAAACTTATTTACGGATTGCAAAATTAATATtgatgtgattttatttttaaaaaattatcccTTTTTTCacagatttttatgattttaaatatAATGCAAAAGATTTTATTTTCATCCTACATAGCAAACAACTACAACAAACCATACGGATTTTTTCCTATTAATTAGCTATGAGTAGAAACAATTAGAATAAAATATGTTATAAAATAATTTGTACTCACCTAAAGTGAAAGCTGAATTGGCAATACTTTTTAACTTAAGAcatagctttctcttcaagggtTGCAAAATTAttattgaaataattttttttaaaaaaaattatccttTTTTCACGCATCAATAGAAGTAATGTGGGTAAATTTATTTACAGATTACAAAATTAATATtgatgtgattttatttttaaaaaatgatcctttttttcacatatttttatgattttaaatatAATGCAAAACATTTCTTTTTCATCCTACATAGGAAACAATTACAACAATCTATACTGATTTTTCCTATTAATTAGCTATGAgtagcaacaattagaacaaaaaACATGTTATAAAATAATTTGTACTCACCTAAAGTGAAAGCTGAATTGGCAATACTTCTTAACTTAAGACATAGTTTTTTCTTCAAAGATTGCGAAATTATTattgaagtattttttttttaaaattatcccTTTTTCACACATCGAtagaattttaaatataatacaaaatattttatttaaatcctACGTAATGATTCGTAAACAATTACAAAAGTATTTTTTTTCTATCCGtaccaaaaatcaatacaaaaaatAGAACAGAGTATGTTATAAGACTCTTTTGTACTAACTTGAAGTGGAAGCTAAATTGACACTCCTCTTTGACCGAAGATATTGTTTTCTCCTCATCCTTGCTTGTCTAAATTGGATAGATATAAGTGTTTCAAATAATTGTGTTTCTACATTTTTAAAATAGGCATCAAAATCACCTTATGAATCAATTTACAATAAAATAAGGAAGGTGCAATAAAAATTATGTTAAACAAACTAAGCTGCATAATCATATGTTGGAGGCACATATCTTCTTGTCTTCCTTTGTTTTGAAAGGATTGATCAACATAACAAAATATGTTATAAGACTCTTTTTGTACTAACCTGAAGTGGAAACTAAATTGGCACTCCTCTTTGACCGAAGATATTGCTTTCTCCTCATCCTTGCTTGTCTAAATTGGATAGATCTAAGTGTTTCAAATAATTGTGTTTCTACATTTTCAAAATAGGCATCAAAATCACCTTATAAATCAATTTACAATCAAATAAGGAAGGTGCAATAAAAATTATGTTAAACAAACCAAGTTGCATAATCATATGTTGGAGGCACATATCTTGTTGTCTTCCTTTTTTTGAAATGATTGCTCTCTGCCTCTTTAATCTAGCAATCTTGGGTATTAACTCTTCCACTCTGTCATTATCACTGCAAATCCTTTTACAACAAAGAGAATAAGACATGGTCAAAGAATGATAATCCATTCCAAGAAAATTGTGGAAGCAATACTGCACATGTggaataacaatttgaaaatgaggAATACATAAACGTAAATTGTGGAAGCAGTACTCCACATGTAAAATAACAATTTATAATTTGATGTTGAAATAATTTTAAATGCACATTAATTTTGGTTCTGACTGTTGGACAGAACCCGTTTAAAAAAGAGGAATACATAAACTTGTGCTACTTACAATGATTTCacaattaaaatgttattatttatAACAAATAAATCGGGCTAGTGAAAATGATATTGAACAACAGAATgaaaaaagtaaatggcaaagtTTAAAATCTTTAGGAAAATACCTGGGACGAAGTTTCTACGTTGGCGGCGCCGAATGGTGACGTTGGCCTGAGATCCAGAATCGAGCTCCAGCAGGAAAACCGCATCAGGAGGAATGGAGTTCGGCCTGGGTTCTTCAATTTATGCAATGCGACTCCGCCAGAGATGGACATCGCGATGGTCAATTTGTTTCGAGGAAAATACAATGACTCATGGGACTGGAAGAGGATGCAGGAAATAGGATCTTGGTACGGAGAGGTGCCAAGAGGAAGAGGGTTTCGAGAAGTATGAGAAAGGTAATAGGCTCTTTGGTTTTCAGGGGTTTTTATGGATAAATGttaatttgtgtttttgttgttttagaaataaggattgatttggaaaaagtgtTGGTGGCGCCGAATGGTGACGTTGGCCTGAGATCCAGAATCGAGCTCCGGCAGGAAAATCGCAACAGGAGGAATGGAGTTCGGCCTGGTTTCTGCAATTTATGCAATGCGACTCTGCCAGAGATGGACATCGCGATGGACAATTTGTTTCGAGGAAAACACAATGACTCATGGGACCGAAAGAGGATGCAGGAAATAGGATCTTAGTACGGAGAAGTGCCAAGAGGAAGAGAGTTTCGAGAAGTATGAGAAAGGTAATAAGCTCTTTGGTTTTCAGGGGTTTTTTTGGGTAAATGTTAATTTATGTTTTTGTTGTTTTAGAAATAagtattgatttggaaaaagttaAGTTGTTGGTTTTTATtgtgtcttttagtgtttttttttgtatttttttatttgaaaataaaagttGACTTGGCAAGATttgagtggttgattctaaaatttttccAAGTAAGCAATGTTGCTGACATggcgttagtagaagaagagaaatagctTAAAAGTAATGTGGATAAACTtatgtatctacttttatatattaagaatagatagatagataaattCAACTAAATAAGATTCTAATATAGTACAAACATGTTCATTGAGGGATgaacgcggatcggatcggatctggTATGGCCAAAATTTTGATCCAatccgcactaaaatcatcggatcggatccaatattCGCAGTTTTTAAGcttggatccgatccgcacatttgcagATCGGATagcggatatatccgcaaaacacaaaaatatttttaaaaacttatttttattaaaaaatcaataaaatttatttttttctgttcttttatgtatttttactcttaaaataatattaaacatatttttcttaaataatacaacatatatgataattattaattgaaataaaatataaaaagaatatttacttatttatttttttatttttgtggatACGAGGATATGCGGATACCTACACAAAATCCGCGATTCGATCCTATTAGTGTGCgcatctgatccgatccgatccgatagcCTTGCAGATCGGATCCATATCAGCAATTTTCATATCGGATTCGGATAAataccgcggatatgcggattggatccgatccatgaacacccctcCTTCATTCGAGTAATTTGAGTGTTATCTTGTGATCTTTTAGTATGTAATTTACCTTTTACATTCATTCAATTAAATAAGATTGTAATATATGTTCATTCAAGTCTAATATGAGAAGCAATACTCCTAAAAAAATGTAAGAATAACAATTCAAAACTACTACTTCTCCTGCTCCTCCTTATCTTATTTTTCGTTATCTTGATTATCATAATTACTTAGCAAGATTAGAACATCAAATTAGAATATTCATTCTCATTGTCTTTAGGTAgtaagtagaaaaagaaaagaagctcTCATTGAAACATAAGAAGACATTTATGTCTTTGTAGTAAAATTTTGGTGTCAAAATTAagaagtttttatatttttgtagtaACATTTCgatgtcaaaattaaaaaatttcagtattttttttgtttctggtAAGAATTCAATCCAACAAGTGTAAACCTATCTCTatttaactaaataaaattgTAATATAGTACAAACATGTTCACCAAGTAATTTTGGTACTATCTTGTGATATTTTAGTATGTAATTTACTTTTTAcatttattcaattaaataagaTTGTAATACATGTTTATTCAAGTCTAATATGAGAAGTAATACTCTTTTTTTAAGAATAACACTTTAAAATTCATCCTCCTCCActtttccatcatcatcatcataaaaagcaaaaaaaaaaattgcagcATTAAAGAAGTTGTGTTTTGTAGTTAAATTTCAGtgtcaaaattaaaaagttttggtgttattgttaagaaatttcAGTGTTAGTTTCTAataaattttgcataattcaaaattcttcatctttttcttcgttgtcatcatcattatcttttttttttgtctcacattgtcataataaagaaaaaaaacataCATAATGCTACAAAAAATCACCAGAAagataaaagggaaaaaaaatgcagcaactgCATGTAGagtgtaaaaaagaaaaaagaacggGAAGAAAAAAATGCGTGATATCATTGGGAGTTGAAATTAAAATGTGTCTACACGCTCTCACTAAtaaaactgatttttgttatgaCTATTATTTCTTTTCCAATTGTTCATTTGTTACTTTGTTATTGTTGTAAATCCTAATAACAATAATTCCCTACATTTTGTTTaacatatatgtatataatgtTTTCGAGCCTATTATTTGATCGTTTTCTTTGGTTTGTGAGCTTAGAGATTTTTTTTTGGACGGTTACTCTTGCTTCCTTTCTGATTTCGGCGCCATTCTGCTTGGTCTTGCCATGCTGTTTTGTTGCTGCCATAAACAAAAAGTGAAAAACATCTTTTGTTTTTATGTTTTGATATGTTTTTTTCTgctgtgagtttttacttttaCAAATATTCAGATATTTAATTAATGAAGTTTGCTGTGAcgccaaaaggaaaaaaagaatttGTTACGACTTATCCAGACTTGTAGAAGACTAGAAGTGTTGATGTGTCTTGCATTCTTCAATAAATTCAAGTGTCCATAAGAAGGTATGGATACTTAGATAGCAATAAAACCCAACATTTGATTTGAGATGTAAGACTCTTGGTATAGTATAACACTTTACCCTTTAAaaccttatgcttaagtcataattcaatgAGAATTTGGTGTTAGACATAAAGTTGagatataaatacttatgtatagAAGGAGATATTAAACTAAAAACTTGTAAAGGAATTTAAACTCGGGATATAAAAATAATTCGTCAATCGTTGATACTCAATAACATACATAAGCGCATCAGAAAAGTAGATAATTAAGAGTTTGAAGAAAGAATAAGGATAAAGAGacatatataagtatatataaatATCTATTAGTCTTGGCCTCCGAAAATTAGGCTGACTAGAGTTACAACAGTAAAACAATTTGATATACATAACCTATCTTTCCACATATACATCAAAAGCCTCTAAAAGCAAGTTTTCAAAATGAATACATCATATGATATTTTCCAAAAGAAAtagaaaatctaaattaaaacaaaaacaaaagtctTCTTCGCCATCTTCCAAATAAAACTCCTACTCACTGAGGAGCGTTgggacctgcatctaaaaatagaaataatataTGGGTGAGAACCCAAACCATCAGGTTCCCAATAGGGTAAAAGTGCCGAATTGATACAATATAAGGTAGTAGGAACTCTCTAAGCAATCTTAATCTTCAAAGTTTCATTGATCCAAGTCTAGAGTTCTCACTAAACCAGAAAATGGCAACTTACCTATGGGATTCTAATCTATCTATTTATTCTCAGTTTTCTACAAACCTCTAATCACCACATCAGGAACAACCCTGAACGTCATCATTGCCAGCATAAAGGATCTCTCAGCTATTCAAACACATACAAAGTAATACAAGGAATACATAAATAGAAAGAACAGATAAAACAATTAGATCAAATAGCATATAGATACAATTATTCAACAAGACAAATTTTATTGGCTGTTGGACATGATGTTAACCACCATATATATGTCATTGCATGGGCAATTGTAAAAGTGGAGAACAAAGACAACTAGAAGTGGTTCCTAGAGTTGCTACATGAAGATCTTGGTGACTATAAGACACTGATAGAGTTTCATTTTCGATATGTAGAAGGTACTCCTCTAACTTCACTTCACTTCACTTTAATCTAGACATGATTGGTATAAACTGTTATATTGTTTGATGTACTTTATTCTAGACATGATTGGTATAAACTTTTACATTGTTTGATGTTGGGACTAATTTAGATACACGATGGTGAATGAGAAAGACCATTGTGGTAATGAGTAGTATACTTAGGGACTGTTATAGTGAATGAGTATTAAACTTAGAGACTGTTATAGTGAATAAGTAGTAAACTGGTGCACTGTTatggtgaataattattaaacTATTTAGACTTAGATACTGATCTGTGTTGTTTTTAGGGCTTAATACCTACCATGAAAGAGATGCTGTCTCACGTGCATCACTGTTGTTGTGTGTGGCATTTATGGTAAAATTTTAACAAGCAGTAAAAAGACTTAGAGTTAAGGGGTTTACTATGGGATTGCGCATGAGCCACTACTTTTCAAGAGTTCAAGGAATACATGGATAAGATAAAGAGGCTGAATGAGGATGCATGGGCGTATCTGGACAAGTGACCTAGAGAGGCATGGACAAGGTCACAGTTCAGTCACAAACCGAAGCTGGACTCTATTTACGATAATGCTTGTGAGGTGTTCAGTTCAAAAATAAAGGAAGTAAGGAAGAAGCCAATAATTACTCTTCTAGAAGATGCGAGGATGTTCGTCATGAGGACTATGGCTAAGAACAAggtcaaattaaaaaattatttgagatTATTACCATCGGTAATTAATTAAAAGTAGACTTGAGAAGATAAGAAAGGGGTTCAGAAACTAGCATGCTATTTAGGCTGGAGATACAGGCTATGAGAAGTTTGATAGTTGTTTATTTGCTTGGTAGTTCGTTTATTTGTTTGGGTTTTCTTTCTTTGTATGTGTTTGGTGTAGTTAACTGAAGCAAGTACTAAACCAGCCACAAGACCTGCAAAATTAACACCTAGAAGAAGATCACTACCTCCAACACCCTCAACAACATGTATCCAATGAAAGAGCGAGTTTGGCCACTGCCTCACGCTTagcaaattttttgaaatttgtaCCCACTCCTAGATTCGAGCACTAACGGAAGAAGTAAATTTTAAGACTAAGATGTTAGTTTTGCGAGCTAGTACTGttgattttttgtttaaaaattgTGACATTGCTCACTTTAAGCTACTTTGTTCATGTTGTTAAGTTTAGTTAAATATGTTATGTTATTTGGTTTTGTCAAACACCTATGATTGCATTGTGCAAAAC from Arachis ipaensis cultivar K30076 chromosome B02, Araip1.1, whole genome shotgun sequence harbors:
- the LOC107627632 gene encoding uncharacterized protein LOC107627632 codes for the protein MGGKIDHEINKYGGPYTFRINGQNYHFLGSLVPLDGRKAKFAQLYIHDTPNEISNILGMFNNDDGSSPLEEEVVRDLIRMFDEHNVLVQSFRMARDKHQEDGIRDFKLRLISKKVTDGRQYNLPSSSEVATLLVDQYTNEEECHRDIVIEHKKTGLQRITEIHPSFMALQYPLLFSYGEDGFRTGISHFNRRIGRSGLSDAINQGDVMADNVGKMIILASSYTGGPRYRVQNYQSENDYMLEDIEGQKSDDRLDILATQVDEIISAKIPDKENDPVDYSVVDRFMVHGPCGILNHNSPCMINGKCSKQYPKKFHDSTSFDNDGFPIYMRRGNGRYILKNGLQLDNRHVVPYNRNLLVKYDAHLNVELCNRSRSVKYLFKYINKGPDCATALILDEQNFASTSETRIQEHDEIKAYLDCRYISTAEAAWRIYQFDMFYREPIVEHLSFHLPDQQPIYFQGHMTLDNIMSRSRIETTMFTELMKVNSEDIEARQLTYSEFPTKYVWNKKEKLWTRRCRCRCIGRMYYMPPTAGEKYYLRMLLNMVRGSCSYEQIRTIDGIVYDTFKDTCYALGLLEDDKEWDDCLKEASMWGTENQLCQLFSTILVHCEVVDPCHLWESNWKLLSEDILYKQRRLLDLPNLQLTDEQLQNYSLLEIEQILRKMEKSLEDYSGMLIPNNDTLMSEMNNRLIFQELNYDSIKMHHEYVQLLCGLNSDQKGIHDIVLKSIDFSLGMLFFVSGSGGTGKTDLWRTLLAKVRSKGKIAIAVATSGIVALLLPGGRTAHSRFKIPLNPTEEATCDIKKVDNLLS